One genomic window of Vibrio rhizosphaerae includes the following:
- the rlmH gene encoding 23S rRNA (pseudouridine(1915)-N(3))-methyltransferase RlmH: MKIQLVAVGTKMPQWVEQGFNEYQRRFPHDMPLELVEIPAGKRGKNADIPRILDKEGEAMLAAVPKGHRIVTLDIPGKRWDTHQLAQQMESWKLDGRHVSILIGGPEGLAPACKQAAEQSWSLSPLTLPHPLVRIVMAESLYRAWSVTTNHPYHRE; the protein is encoded by the coding sequence GTGAAGATTCAGCTAGTTGCTGTGGGTACAAAAATGCCCCAATGGGTTGAACAGGGATTCAACGAATACCAACGTCGCTTCCCGCATGATATGCCTTTAGAGCTTGTTGAAATTCCCGCAGGAAAACGGGGTAAAAACGCAGACATCCCCAGAATACTGGATAAAGAAGGGGAAGCGATGCTCGCTGCGGTTCCGAAAGGACATCGCATTGTCACGCTCGATATTCCGGGAAAGCGCTGGGATACCCATCAACTGGCACAACAAATGGAAAGCTGGAAATTAGATGGCCGTCATGTCTCAATCCTCATCGGCGGGCCGGAAGGGTTAGCTCCGGCCTGCAAACAAGCCGCAGAACAGAGCTGGTCTTTATCACCACTCACGCTCCCTCATCCTTTAGTCCGTATTGTGATGGCTGAAAGTTTGTACCGGGCCTGGAGTGTCACGACCAACCATCCTTATCATCGAGAATAG
- the rsfS gene encoding ribosome silencing factor, with protein MQHEDLKNFLVDKADDMKAENITALHVAGISSITDYMVICTGTSKRHVSSIANHVASEAKKLGMSPLGIEGDSEGEWVVLDMGTSMLHVMQEEQRSLYQLEKLWS; from the coding sequence TTGCAACACGAAGACCTGAAAAATTTTTTAGTGGATAAAGCAGATGATATGAAGGCAGAAAATATTACCGCACTTCATGTAGCCGGGATATCCAGCATCACGGACTATATGGTCATCTGCACCGGCACATCCAAACGCCATGTATCATCGATTGCCAATCATGTCGCCAGCGAAGCCAAAAAATTAGGGATGTCTCCCCTCGGTATCGAAGGTGACTCAGAAGGAGAATGGGTCGTTCTGGATATGGGAACCTCGATGTTACACGTCATGCAGGAAGAACAACGATCGCTCTATCAGCTTGAAAAACTCTGGAGCTAA
- the holA gene encoding DNA polymerase III subunit delta, whose protein sequence is MRIFAEKLPEHLQHQLMPVYLLFGNEPLLLQESRLTIAQQAKARGFAEIYRYQADSTLDWQQVFDHFQAFSLFSSQQLVELTLPDGNLNAQLTAQLLALGDMLHPDTILVVIGNKLTKAQENTKWFKALATQGCLVNCLTPDLNRLAQFVMQRCRKLKLVPDPEALQMLAQWHEGNLLALAQSLEKLALLYPDGQLTLIRVEASLSRHNHFTVYNWTDALLDGKANRCQRILRQLEAEGTEPVLLLRSIQKELRLLTTLHAQQQEASLHTLMDKHRIWKNKRSLYVNALNRLSAEKLYMLIQALSHIELAVKTRYDIDPWPLLQAFSLQFTQANLTPAFST, encoded by the coding sequence ATGCGTATATTTGCGGAAAAATTGCCGGAACACCTGCAACATCAATTAATGCCGGTTTATCTCCTGTTCGGAAATGAACCGTTATTATTGCAAGAGTCCCGGCTCACCATTGCCCAACAAGCCAAAGCGCGAGGTTTTGCTGAAATCTACCGCTATCAGGCGGACAGTACACTGGATTGGCAGCAAGTCTTCGACCATTTTCAGGCGTTCAGCTTGTTTTCGAGCCAACAATTGGTCGAATTAACGCTCCCGGACGGTAATCTGAATGCCCAGTTAACCGCACAGCTCCTCGCGTTGGGAGACATGTTACATCCGGATACGATCTTAGTCGTCATCGGCAATAAACTCACCAAAGCGCAGGAAAATACCAAATGGTTTAAAGCGTTAGCCACACAAGGCTGTCTGGTCAATTGCCTCACACCGGATCTCAATCGTCTGGCGCAATTTGTCATGCAGCGTTGCCGGAAACTAAAGCTCGTTCCCGACCCTGAAGCCCTACAGATGCTGGCACAATGGCATGAGGGAAACCTGCTCGCCCTGGCTCAGAGTCTGGAAAAACTAGCGCTGCTCTATCCTGACGGTCAGCTGACGTTGATCCGAGTCGAAGCATCACTATCGCGACATAATCATTTTACCGTCTACAACTGGACAGATGCTTTGCTGGACGGAAAAGCCAACCGTTGTCAGCGCATTTTGCGCCAGCTGGAAGCCGAGGGCACTGAACCCGTACTACTGTTACGCTCAATCCAGAAAGAGCTACGGTTACTCACCACGCTTCATGCACAACAGCAAGAGGCATCGCTGCATACACTGATGGATAAACACCGGATCTGGAAAAATAAGCGCTCTCTTTATGTGAATGCATTAAACCGACTCAGTGCAGAGAAACTATATATGCTAATCCAAGCCCTGAGCCACATTGAACTGGCGGTAAAAACACGCTACGACATTGACCCATGGCCCTTATTGCAAGCGTTTAGTTTGCAATTTACCCAAGCCAATTTGACGCCCGCTTTTTCGACCTAA
- a CDS encoding LPS-assembly lipoprotein LptE produces MRSLHPSLLRHVFLTLLTISLTACGFHLRGDYDVPEALDKLSVTSYDQYSQFTRMVKNRLRLNEIEIVEPAENIPNLHLVSETISSRTLSIYQNTIAAEKELTLNATFRVTVPDVGTKTFTTTVTRSYLDNPLTALAKSMESNMLIDEMRQLASSQIIRLMARLKPDLTLSERSSRQRKMSDQGGDKSHVSTIEVSTDQHTTSQ; encoded by the coding sequence ATGCGTTCACTTCATCCCTCATTACTACGACATGTTTTCCTGACACTATTGACGATATCGTTGACTGCCTGTGGTTTTCATTTACGGGGAGATTATGATGTTCCCGAAGCTTTAGATAAGCTATCTGTGACCAGTTATGACCAATACAGTCAATTTACCCGAATGGTCAAAAACCGGCTCAGGCTGAATGAGATTGAGATCGTTGAACCGGCAGAAAATATTCCTAATTTACATTTAGTCAGCGAAACGATTTCATCAAGAACACTGTCTATTTATCAGAATACGATCGCGGCGGAAAAAGAACTGACTCTCAATGCGACATTCCGGGTCACCGTGCCCGACGTAGGGACCAAAACATTCACCACAACGGTTACCCGCAGCTATCTGGACAACCCGTTGACAGCGCTGGCCAAATCAATGGAAAGTAACATGCTCATCGATGAGATGCGTCAGCTTGCTTCATCTCAAATTATTCGCCTCATGGCCCGTTTAAAACCAGACCTGACTTTATCAGAACGTTCCTCACGGCAGCGCAAAATGTCAGATCAAGGAGGTGACAAGAGTCATGTATCAACCATTGAGGTTTCAACGGATCAGCACACGACAAGCCAATAG
- the leuS gene encoding leucine--tRNA ligase, with protein MQEQYNPQEIEPKVQAYWENSKTFTVTEDSTKEKFYCLSMFPYPSGRLHMGHVRNYTIGDVISRFQRLQGKNVMQPIGWDAFGLPAENAAVKNKTAPAPWTYENIEYMKNQLKLLGFGYDWNREFATCRPEYYRWEQEFFTKLYEKGLVYKKTSSVNWCPTDQTVLANEQVENGCCWRCDTPVEQKEIPQWFIKITAYAQELLDDLDTLDGWPEMVKTMQRNWIGRSEGVELQFDVPNYGALEVYTTRPDTLMGVTYVGIAAGHPLAALAAKNNPTIEQFIDECRNTKVAEAELATMEKKGIDTGLKAIHPLNGREVPIYIANFVLMDYGTGAVMAVPAHDQRDFEFATKYGLDIQPVIQPADGSTLDISEAAYTEKGILFNSGEFDGLDFEQALNAIAAKLEAEGKGHKTVNFRLRDWGVSRQRYWGAPIPMVTTQDGEVHPVPADQLPVRLPEDVVMDGVTSPIKADKTWAETTYNGQPALRETDTFDTFMESSWYYARYCSPQADQIVDAEQANYWLPVDQYVGGIEHACMHLLYSRFFHKLLRDAGYLASDEPFKKLLCQGMVLADAFSYQNEKGGKEWVSPTEVKIERDGKGRITAAIDAQGRQVEHSGMVKMSKSKNNGIDPQEMVNKYGADTVRLFMMFASPADMTLEWQESGVEGANRFLKRVWKLVLEHTTQGVAVAVEPQSLNNAQKALRREVHKTIAKVTDDIERRQTFNTAIAAIMELMNRLGKAPQENPQDRAILDEALKAIVVMLSPITPHICFEMWQALGGTDLDHAPWPTYDEKALVEDEKLIVLQVNGKVRGKLTVAADASQEQVESLGLQDENVQKFIDGLTIRKVIYVPGKLLSIVAN; from the coding sequence ATGCAAGAACAATATAATCCACAAGAAATTGAGCCCAAAGTTCAAGCGTATTGGGAAAACAGCAAAACATTCACTGTTACAGAAGATTCTACCAAAGAAAAATTTTACTGTTTATCTATGTTTCCGTACCCAAGTGGCCGACTACACATGGGACACGTCCGTAATTACACAATCGGTGATGTGATTTCCCGCTTTCAACGCCTACAAGGTAAAAATGTCATGCAGCCCATCGGATGGGATGCCTTTGGTCTTCCGGCTGAAAATGCAGCGGTCAAGAATAAAACGGCACCGGCACCATGGACCTATGAAAATATCGAATACATGAAGAACCAGTTGAAGCTACTGGGATTCGGTTATGACTGGAACCGGGAATTTGCGACCTGTCGGCCTGAATACTATCGCTGGGAGCAAGAATTCTTTACCAAGCTCTATGAAAAAGGCCTCGTTTATAAAAAAACCTCTTCTGTCAACTGGTGCCCGACCGATCAGACTGTTCTGGCCAATGAGCAGGTTGAGAATGGCTGTTGCTGGCGTTGTGATACTCCTGTCGAACAGAAAGAAATCCCACAATGGTTTATCAAAATTACCGCTTACGCTCAGGAATTGCTTGACGATCTGGACACGCTGGACGGCTGGCCGGAAATGGTCAAAACCATGCAGCGTAACTGGATTGGCCGCTCAGAAGGGGTTGAGTTGCAGTTCGACGTGCCAAACTATGGTGCATTGGAAGTCTATACAACCCGCCCGGATACCTTGATGGGTGTCACTTATGTCGGTATCGCAGCAGGTCACCCGCTGGCTGCCCTCGCAGCAAAAAATAATCCAACGATTGAGCAGTTCATTGATGAATGTCGGAATACGAAAGTCGCAGAAGCCGAACTGGCAACGATGGAGAAAAAAGGCATCGACACCGGTCTGAAAGCCATTCATCCGCTGAACGGGCGTGAAGTGCCGATCTACATTGCCAACTTCGTTCTGATGGATTACGGCACTGGCGCTGTGATGGCAGTTCCGGCTCACGATCAGCGTGACTTCGAATTTGCGACCAAATATGGTTTAGATATCCAGCCTGTTATTCAACCGGCGGATGGCAGCACTCTTGATATTTCGGAAGCGGCTTATACCGAAAAAGGCATTTTGTTCAACTCTGGTGAGTTTGATGGTCTCGACTTCGAGCAAGCACTCAATGCCATTGCCGCCAAACTTGAAGCAGAAGGGAAAGGACACAAGACCGTCAACTTCCGTCTACGTGACTGGGGTGTCTCCCGCCAACGTTACTGGGGCGCCCCCATTCCGATGGTCACAACACAAGATGGTGAAGTCCATCCGGTTCCAGCGGATCAACTCCCGGTCCGGCTTCCGGAAGATGTTGTGATGGATGGCGTGACCAGTCCGATTAAAGCGGATAAAACATGGGCTGAAACGACTTATAACGGCCAGCCGGCACTGCGCGAAACCGATACATTTGATACCTTTATGGAATCATCATGGTATTACGCTCGCTACTGCTCGCCACAAGCAGATCAAATCGTAGACGCAGAACAAGCCAACTATTGGCTGCCTGTCGATCAGTATGTCGGTGGGATTGAACACGCTTGTATGCACCTGCTCTATTCACGTTTCTTCCACAAACTGCTGCGTGATGCCGGCTATCTTGCTTCTGATGAACCATTCAAGAAATTGTTATGTCAAGGTATGGTTCTGGCTGATGCATTCAGCTATCAGAATGAAAAAGGCGGCAAAGAGTGGGTTTCTCCGACAGAAGTCAAAATTGAGCGTGACGGCAAAGGGCGGATTACCGCCGCGATTGATGCGCAAGGACGTCAGGTCGAGCATTCCGGCATGGTCAAAATGTCGAAGTCGAAGAATAACGGTATCGACCCGCAAGAAATGGTTAACAAATACGGTGCTGACACCGTCCGGTTGTTTATGATGTTCGCCTCCCCTGCGGATATGACGCTGGAATGGCAGGAGTCCGGTGTTGAAGGAGCAAACCGCTTCCTGAAGCGTGTCTGGAAACTGGTTCTTGAACACACAACACAAGGTGTTGCCGTGGCTGTGGAACCCCAATCCCTGAACAATGCGCAAAAAGCTCTCCGTCGGGAAGTGCATAAAACCATCGCCAAAGTCACCGATGATATTGAACGTCGTCAGACATTCAATACTGCGATTGCAGCAATTATGGAGCTGATGAACCGATTGGGTAAAGCGCCGCAGGAAAATCCTCAGGATCGTGCCATTTTGGATGAAGCGCTCAAAGCCATTGTGGTGATGCTGTCTCCGATCACGCCGCACATCTGTTTTGAAATGTGGCAAGCACTGGGCGGTACGGATCTCGATCATGCCCCTTGGCCGACCTACGATGAAAAAGCGCTGGTTGAAGATGAAAAACTGATTGTTCTGCAAGTTAATGGTAAGGTACGTGGTAAATTAACCGTTGCCGCTGATGCCTCTCAAGAACAAGTTGAAAGCTTGGGACTTCAGGACGAGAATGTTCAGAAATTTATTGATGGCCTGACGATCCGCAAAGTGATCTATGTTCCGGGTAAACTACTGAGCATTGTAGCAAACTAA
- a CDS encoding zinc ribbon-containing protein, translated as MSKHKSGYETLLQEVIETVKHSPEGLQNAIETSEKVVQAASDMTKDELALISAYMKADLHEFAEHYEESKSGPFSVMISNSIWEALASITDRTVVEWTELHHELEHQGTYQAGDVIGLGVLVCDRCGHKMEYNHPTEVIPCMSCGHQQFSRVSVRPKAS; from the coding sequence ATGTCAAAACATAAATCGGGATATGAAACTCTGTTACAAGAGGTGATTGAAACCGTAAAACACAGTCCAGAAGGACTTCAGAATGCAATCGAAACTTCTGAGAAAGTCGTTCAGGCCGCGTCGGATATGACCAAAGATGAATTGGCATTGATCTCCGCCTATATGAAAGCCGATTTGCATGAGTTTGCGGAACATTACGAGGAAAGCAAGAGCGGCCCTTTTTCAGTGATGATTTCTAATTCAATCTGGGAGGCGCTCGCGTCGATTACCGACAGAACGGTGGTCGAATGGACCGAACTGCATCATGAGCTCGAACATCAGGGAACCTACCAAGCCGGAGATGTGATTGGCCTTGGAGTGCTGGTTTGTGATCGATGTGGTCATAAAATGGAATATAACCACCCGACAGAAGTGATCCCTTGTATGTCCTGCGGTCATCAGCAGTTCAGCCGAGTGTCGGTTCGTCCTAAAGCATCATAA
- the lnt gene encoding apolipoprotein N-acyltransferase, with translation MSHSNYSRFIRPLMAVFSGAIGSFAFAPYSLWPLACFSLYFLFLLLSQRSAKQAFLLGLCWGLGFFGHGVYWIHVSIDTFGGVPKVVSILLMGLLSAYLALYPALFGYILNRLFPRESAIRYLLVIPALWLVSEWLRGWVFTGFPWLWLGYSQIDTPLANYAPVGGVELITLAVALISAAMTYFTLKRRWLILLAPLSVYGIAAGLHAVHWVAPQPERQTTIALVQGNIDQALKWRPSQRWPTLMKYADYTQQNWDADIIIWPEAAIPAFEHELPEYLSSLDELARQNHSALLTGILTRPDSQTFYNSILALGQGTPAYPSADRPQYKKHHLLPFGEFVPFEQWLRPLAPLFNLPMSSFSPGPYIQPNIEANGRFFVAALCYEIVFNEQIRENVTDQTDFLLTLSNDAWFGRSIGPLQHMEIARMRALELGIPLIRSTNNGVTAVTDYRGKITEQLPQFEAGVLKVTLTPTQGETPYRMLGSWPLYIWIAFSLCFGFVTTRTRE, from the coding sequence ATGTCTCATTCAAACTATTCTCGTTTTATACGGCCACTCATGGCCGTTTTTTCTGGTGCCATCGGCTCATTTGCTTTTGCGCCCTATTCCCTGTGGCCGCTGGCGTGCTTCTCCCTGTATTTTTTATTTCTCCTGCTATCTCAGCGCTCAGCCAAACAAGCGTTCCTATTGGGATTATGTTGGGGGCTCGGTTTTTTCGGTCACGGCGTTTACTGGATTCACGTCAGTATTGATACGTTTGGCGGAGTACCCAAAGTGGTCAGTATTCTACTGATGGGGTTACTCTCCGCTTATCTGGCACTTTATCCGGCTTTGTTTGGTTACATCCTGAACCGACTCTTTCCTCGAGAGTCCGCTATCCGCTATTTGCTGGTAATCCCTGCCCTTTGGCTCGTGAGCGAATGGCTACGGGGCTGGGTATTTACCGGATTCCCATGGCTTTGGCTTGGGTATAGCCAAATCGATACGCCGCTGGCTAATTATGCCCCGGTTGGTGGCGTCGAACTGATCACACTGGCAGTTGCCTTGATTTCTGCCGCAATGACATATTTTACCTTGAAGCGGCGATGGCTTATATTGCTTGCTCCATTGAGTGTTTACGGCATCGCAGCTGGCTTGCATGCTGTTCACTGGGTTGCCCCGCAACCAGAGCGTCAGACAACAATAGCCCTTGTTCAAGGTAATATCGACCAAGCGCTGAAATGGCGTCCCAGTCAGCGCTGGCCAACACTGATGAAATATGCAGATTACACACAACAAAACTGGGATGCAGATATTATCATTTGGCCGGAAGCCGCGATTCCTGCTTTTGAACACGAACTACCGGAATATCTCAGTTCGCTTGATGAACTTGCCCGACAAAATCATTCCGCGCTGCTCACCGGTATATTAACCCGTCCAGATAGCCAAACCTTCTACAACAGCATTCTCGCCCTCGGGCAGGGGACACCAGCGTACCCCAGCGCAGACCGCCCCCAATATAAGAAACACCATCTCCTGCCATTTGGTGAATTTGTTCCGTTTGAACAATGGCTACGCCCACTGGCACCACTGTTCAACCTCCCAATGTCATCATTTTCTCCGGGTCCTTATATTCAGCCGAATATTGAGGCAAACGGTCGCTTTTTCGTTGCCGCACTTTGCTATGAAATCGTCTTTAACGAACAAATTCGGGAAAATGTTACGGATCAAACAGACTTCCTGCTGACCTTGTCAAACGATGCTTGGTTCGGACGCTCGATCGGACCGCTCCAACATATGGAAATCGCAAGAATGCGGGCACTGGAACTGGGCATTCCCCTGATTCGTTCAACCAATAATGGGGTCACGGCTGTGACGGACTATCGGGGTAAGATCACCGAGCAACTGCCACAATTTGAAGCCGGTGTTCTCAAAGTAACGCTGACGCCGACACAGGGAGAAACCCCTTATCGCATGCTGGGTTCATGGCCACTTTATATCTGGATAGCGTTCAGTCTGTGCTTCGGGTTTGTCACCACCCGCACACGCGAATGA